In one window of Nocardia brasiliensis DNA:
- a CDS encoding DUF3117 domain-containing protein, producing MAAMKPRTGDGPLEATKEGRGIVMRVPLEGGGRLVVELTPDEAAALGDELKSVTS from the coding sequence ATGGCGGCCATGAAGCCCCGTACCGGGGACGGTCCCCTCGAGGCAACCAAGGAAGGGCGTGGAATCGTCATGCGGGTTCCACTCGAGGGTGGCGGGCGTCTGGTCGTCGAACTCACGCCGGACGAGGCCGCGGCACTCGGCGACGAACTGAAGAGTGTCACCAGCTAA
- a CDS encoding Mrp/NBP35 family ATP-binding protein yields MSVVTESDVRGALAKVDDPEIRKPITELGMVKSIEIGSDSNVHVEIYLTTAGCPLRTEITQRVTKAVADVAGVGAVTVELDVMNDEQRTNLRKQLRGDSADPVIPFAQPGSLTRVYAVASGKGGVGKSSVTVNLAAAMAARGLSVGVLDADIYGHSIPRMLGTDARPTQVEKMIMPPQAHGVKMISIAQFTKGNTPVVWRGPMLHRALQQFLADVFWGDLDVLLLDLPPGTGDIAISIAQLIPGAEILVVTTPQIAAAEVAERAGAIALQTRQRIAGVVENMSWLDLPDGSRMELYGAGGGQVVADRLTRAVGAEVPLLGQVPIEQAVREAGDEGNPIVLRDPETPAAKALLAVADKLAVRRRGLAGMSLSIDTTRR; encoded by the coding sequence ATGTCTGTAGTTACGGAATCGGATGTGCGGGGCGCCCTCGCGAAGGTCGACGATCCGGAGATCCGCAAGCCGATCACCGAACTAGGCATGGTGAAAAGCATCGAGATCGGCAGCGACAGCAATGTCCATGTCGAGATCTACCTGACGACGGCGGGCTGCCCGCTGCGCACCGAGATCACGCAGCGGGTCACCAAGGCCGTCGCCGACGTCGCCGGGGTCGGCGCGGTCACCGTCGAGCTCGACGTGATGAACGACGAGCAGCGCACCAACCTGCGCAAGCAGTTGCGCGGCGACTCGGCCGACCCGGTCATCCCCTTCGCCCAGCCCGGCTCGCTGACCAGGGTGTACGCGGTCGCTTCCGGTAAGGGCGGGGTCGGAAAGTCCAGCGTCACAGTCAATCTCGCGGCCGCCATGGCCGCGCGCGGTCTCTCGGTCGGCGTGCTCGACGCCGACATCTACGGGCACTCGATCCCGCGCATGCTCGGCACCGACGCGCGCCCGACCCAGGTCGAGAAGATGATCATGCCGCCGCAGGCGCACGGCGTGAAGATGATCTCGATCGCGCAATTCACCAAGGGCAATACGCCCGTGGTATGGCGCGGCCCGATGCTGCACCGCGCGCTGCAGCAGTTCCTCGCCGACGTGTTCTGGGGCGATCTGGACGTACTGCTGCTCGATCTGCCGCCCGGCACCGGCGATATCGCCATCTCGATCGCCCAGCTGATTCCCGGCGCGGAGATCCTCGTGGTCACCACCCCGCAGATCGCGGCCGCCGAGGTGGCCGAGCGCGCGGGCGCCATCGCGTTGCAGACCAGGCAGCGGATCGCGGGCGTGGTGGAGAACATGTCCTGGCTCGATCTGCCCGACGGCAGCCGGATGGAGCTCTACGGCGCGGGCGGCGGACAGGTGGTCGCCGACCGGCTGACCCGCGCGGTCGGCGCCGAGGTGCCGCTGCTCGGCCAGGTCCCGATCGAGCAGGCCGTGCGGGAGGCGGGCGACGAGGGCAACCCGATCGTGCTGCGCGATCCGGAGACCCCCGCGGCCAAGGCGCTGCTCGCGGTCGCCGACAAACTCGCCGTGCGTCGCCGCGGGCTCGCGGGCATGTCGCTCAGCATCGACACCACTCGGCGTTAA
- a CDS encoding DivIVA domain-containing protein has translation MLTLLLYVLIVGLVAAVLFLLASAVFGRAEELGPLPEGATATVLPAEGISGADVRSLRFQQVVRGYKAGEVDWALARLAARIDELQHQLAEAQANTGRWQTPVAPEPK, from the coding sequence ATGCTCACGTTACTGCTGTACGTGTTGATCGTCGGTCTGGTGGCCGCGGTGCTGTTCCTGCTCGCCAGCGCGGTGTTCGGCCGCGCCGAGGAACTGGGCCCGCTGCCGGAGGGCGCCACCGCAACCGTGCTGCCCGCCGAGGGCATCAGCGGGGCCGACGTCCGGTCCCTGCGCTTCCAGCAGGTGGTGCGCGGCTACAAGGCGGGCGAGGTGGACTGGGCGCTGGCCCGGCTCGCCGCCCGCATCGACGAACTGCAACACCAACTGGCCGAGGCGCAGGCCAACACCGGCCGGTGGCAGACCCCGGTCGCGCCCGAACCGAAATGA
- a CDS encoding lytic transglycosylase domain-containing protein, with protein MGRHRKPPTVTIRRSSVLALTGLVPAGLTAVGAASEMGDGTHAAAAVQQLPGEESALGARTQNDDEPIEFVMHAMAQQRVAPPPIVKTVALPEGRQKAELPAGPMGVPGIAVAAYQNAERVLGAENPTCNMPWTMLAGIGRVESTHDYGGKADSDGNSLAPVYGPVLDGSLYGNNVIHDSDGGELDGLAGYDRAIGPMQFLPQTWKHYAADGNGDGIADPQNLFDAALTAGKYLCDGGLNMRDLSQQSKAILRYNNSMAYVANVMAWETSYASGVAPRPGDLPKI; from the coding sequence GTGGGGCGTCACCGAAAACCACCGACTGTCACCATCCGACGCAGCTCGGTTCTCGCGCTAACCGGTTTGGTTCCCGCTGGCCTCACGGCCGTCGGCGCCGCGTCCGAGATGGGCGATGGGACTCATGCCGCCGCGGCGGTCCAGCAGCTCCCCGGCGAGGAGTCCGCGCTGGGGGCGCGGACCCAGAACGACGATGAGCCGATCGAATTCGTCATGCACGCCATGGCGCAGCAGCGGGTCGCGCCGCCACCGATCGTGAAAACCGTTGCGCTGCCGGAGGGTAGGCAGAAGGCGGAGCTGCCCGCAGGCCCGATGGGCGTGCCCGGCATCGCCGTCGCGGCCTACCAGAACGCCGAGCGCGTGCTCGGCGCCGAGAACCCCACGTGCAACATGCCGTGGACCATGCTTGCCGGTATCGGCCGGGTCGAATCCACCCACGACTACGGCGGCAAGGCCGACAGCGACGGCAACTCCCTCGCCCCGGTCTACGGCCCCGTGCTCGACGGATCGCTCTACGGCAACAACGTCATTCACGATTCCGACGGCGGCGAGCTGGACGGCCTGGCCGGCTACGACCGCGCGATCGGGCCGATGCAGTTCCTGCCGCAGACGTGGAAGCACTACGCGGCCGACGGCAACGGTGACGGCATCGCCGATCCGCAGAACCTGTTCGACGCGGCGCTGACCGCCGGAAAGTATCTGTGCGACGGCGGGTTGAACATGCGCGATCTGTCCCAGCAGTCCAAGGCGATCCTGCGCTACAACAACTCGATGGCCTACGTCGCGAACGTGATGGCCTGGGAGACCTCCTACGCCAGCGGCGTCGCACCCCGGCCCGGAGATCTGCCCAAAATTTGA
- a CDS encoding DNA-3-methyladenine glycosylase I has product MTRPADLAPAEDDGRVRCAWPLQTRLYRDYHDFEWGKPLHGDDAMFERMCLEAFQSGLSWITILRKRPAFRAAFADFSIARVAEFDDADVARLLADPGIVRNRSKIDAAISNARVARELDNGLDKLLWSFAPPPRPRPATAADVPASTPESIALAKELKRRGFRFVGPTTAYALMQATGMVDDHLADCWVDSEVSGTGRPVTF; this is encoded by the coding sequence ATGACCCGCCCCGCCGATCTGGCCCCGGCCGAGGACGACGGCCGCGTCCGGTGCGCCTGGCCGCTGCAGACCCGGCTCTACCGCGACTATCACGATTTCGAGTGGGGCAAGCCGCTGCACGGTGACGACGCGATGTTCGAGCGGATGTGCCTGGAGGCCTTCCAATCGGGGCTGTCCTGGATCACGATCCTGCGCAAGCGGCCCGCCTTCCGGGCGGCGTTCGCCGATTTCTCCATCGCCCGCGTCGCCGAGTTCGACGACGCGGATGTGGCCCGGCTGCTCGCCGACCCCGGCATCGTCCGCAACCGATCGAAGATCGACGCGGCGATCAGCAACGCCCGGGTTGCCAGGGAACTCGATAACGGACTGGACAAGCTGCTGTGGTCGTTCGCGCCACCGCCGCGACCGCGCCCGGCGACGGCGGCCGACGTACCCGCCAGCACACCCGAATCCATAGCTCTGGCAAAAGAATTGAAGCGGAGAGGGTTCCGTTTCGTCGGCCCGACCACGGCCTACGCACTCATGCAGGCGACCGGGATGGTAGACGATCACCTGGCCGATTGCTGGGTCGATAGCGAGGTGTCCGGCACAGGCCGACCGGTCACTTTTTGA